The following are from one region of the Mesotoga sp. UBA6090 genome:
- the acpS gene encoding holo-ACP synthase, whose protein sequence is MRTGIDIINISRMTEGVAKRILGKEEREIFDGLGNERRRMEFAAGRFAAKEAFVKASGRKDIEFSKIQFLVDEEGRPIPSEELKRLLSNVDLTVSISHEREYAVAVVILFGRG, encoded by the coding sequence ATGCGTACTGGGATCGACATCATCAATATTTCGCGTATGACGGAAGGCGTTGCAAAGAGAATTCTCGGGAAGGAAGAAAGAGAGATCTTTGACGGTTTAGGGAATGAACGTAGAAGGATGGAGTTTGCTGCCGGCCGTTTCGCAGCCAAAGAGGCATTTGTAAAGGCATCGGGGCGTAAGGACATTGAGTTTTCGAAGATTCAGTTTTTGGTCGACGAAGAGGGAAGACCGATTCCCTCTGAAGAACTGAAGCGGCTACTGAGTAACGTCGATCTGACGGTCAGCATCTCTCACGAGCGAGAATATGCCGTAGCAGTCGTGATCCTCTTCGGGAGGGGTTAA
- a CDS encoding SoxR reducing system RseC family protein yields MRELAVVKELEGDMVLLEKARTEACSTCGSKNSCSVSLSEKKVTIKAMKNGVEVHSGDTVEIETGNLSATRVSMIVYGIPLAVFLVTLIAMNTILGSEVLALGTAFASIVVVYALIAVYDKKNREKLMPKIIRKVELPDGFIVR; encoded by the coding sequence ATGAGAGAGTTGGCTGTTGTGAAGGAGCTTGAAGGAGATATGGTGCTCCTCGAAAAAGCTCGTACCGAGGCCTGTTCGACTTGCGGCTCGAAGAATAGTTGCAGTGTCTCGTTAAGCGAGAAGAAAGTTACTATAAAGGCAATGAAAAATGGAGTGGAGGTTCATTCGGGAGATACAGTTGAGATCGAGACGGGAAATTTGAGTGCAACCAGAGTGTCCATGATTGTATACGGAATTCCCCTTGCTGTTTTCCTAGTCACGCTCATAGCGATGAATACGATTTTGGGATCCGAGGTACTTGCCCTCGGAACTGCCTTTGCTTCCATAGTGGTGGTCTATGCTCTAATCGCAGTCTATGACAAAAAAAACAGAGAGAAACTCATGCCGAAGATTATCAGGAAGGTGGAGCTGCCGGATGGATTCATTGTTCGATGA
- a CDS encoding endonuclease MutS2, whose amino-acid sequence MDSLFDEDALRLLEFDKVLGDISEKAISRYGKERIKALKPLVEDTGLLYRRVSEFDMILMREGEPPFSVFHDLNDYIGKVKRGFSLGGEELFRSAVTMENICRLKEFFDRVSQDFPAVSEVVALLGCERGFIGDVRKKISEDGQIKDNASPVLKEIRNELRSLARNLRGRLDSIMNRYKDSLTDSLVLSREGRYVLPLSAGKKNEYQGVIHGSSGSGATVYFEPQELIALNDSMRILQSREEEEIRRILRELTTLFFSTFERLEPSLEALGILDALYAACRFAKKRNGVFIGPSLSRRFYLKDARHPLINDENVVPITFTMEEGISGVFITGPNTGGKTVAMKTIGLAVLLMLCGLPVLADQSSEIPFFRRLFADIGDEQSIEQSLSTFSSHISRIIRIIGSAEGDSLVLLDELGAGTDPVEGSALSIAIIERLLEKSRLILTTHLTPIKLYAMERSDVENASVEFDVSSLRPTYRLLMGIPGSSNAIEVSKRLGLPPEIIERARSYMDSEARDLEAVIGKLHRERSSLEEERRGLLKTRNELEEKVQEFEEKLSMIKEKRYREVSREIDELEERLGSIIKDIERAISQSRSSSERDKVAAVKRLNELKREVELFGSAATDKGDSVIPAIGDSVKLIDSGAEGTVREFDGDRVVIDSGKITLKVPLSRVQVIGKVTAESGLSSLELENQSISQEIDIRGSITEDVPIIIDDFLQMLKTNGKKQGYIIHGKGTGKLAEGVWSYLRRTRGVKSFRIGTPSEGGSGVTVVEV is encoded by the coding sequence ATGGATTCATTGTTCGATGAAGATGCTCTTCGATTGCTGGAGTTTGACAAAGTTCTTGGCGATATTTCTGAAAAGGCAATTTCCAGGTACGGAAAAGAGAGGATAAAGGCTCTTAAGCCACTGGTCGAGGATACCGGACTTCTCTACAGAAGAGTTAGCGAGTTTGACATGATACTGATGAGGGAAGGTGAGCCACCCTTCTCGGTCTTTCATGATCTCAACGATTATATAGGCAAGGTTAAGCGGGGATTCAGTCTCGGCGGGGAAGAGCTTTTCAGGAGCGCCGTGACAATGGAAAACATTTGTCGTTTGAAGGAGTTCTTCGATCGTGTTTCTCAAGACTTCCCTGCTGTGAGCGAGGTAGTAGCGCTTCTCGGCTGTGAACGCGGATTCATAGGCGATGTCAGAAAGAAGATCTCAGAGGACGGACAGATTAAGGACAACGCTTCTCCCGTCTTGAAGGAGATTAGAAATGAACTTAGGAGCCTTGCCAGGAACCTCAGGGGAAGGCTTGATTCGATAATGAACAGGTACAAGGACAGTCTGACAGACAGTTTGGTACTCAGCAGGGAAGGAAGATACGTTTTACCACTTTCGGCAGGCAAGAAGAATGAGTATCAGGGTGTCATTCACGGTTCTTCGGGCAGCGGTGCAACAGTCTATTTTGAGCCTCAGGAGCTCATTGCTCTAAACGACTCGATGAGAATTCTTCAATCTAGAGAAGAAGAGGAAATCAGAAGAATATTGAGAGAACTAACAACCCTTTTCTTTAGCACATTTGAAAGACTCGAGCCATCACTGGAGGCCCTTGGAATTCTGGATGCGCTTTACGCTGCCTGCAGATTCGCAAAGAAGAGAAATGGGGTCTTCATTGGACCGTCACTTTCAAGGCGTTTTTATCTCAAAGATGCCAGGCACCCTCTTATCAATGATGAAAACGTGGTCCCGATTACGTTCACAATGGAAGAAGGGATAAGTGGAGTATTCATTACGGGTCCCAACACAGGGGGAAAGACGGTTGCAATGAAGACGATAGGTCTCGCAGTGCTTCTCATGCTTTGCGGTCTTCCCGTACTTGCGGACCAATCATCGGAGATCCCCTTCTTCAGGAGGCTGTTTGCGGACATCGGGGACGAGCAGTCCATCGAGCAGAGTCTGAGCACTTTCTCGTCTCACATATCCAGGATAATAAGAATAATCGGAAGCGCTGAAGGTGACTCTCTTGTGTTGCTTGATGAATTGGGCGCCGGGACCGATCCTGTTGAGGGATCGGCTCTGTCGATAGCGATAATCGAAAGGCTGCTGGAGAAGTCCAGGCTGATCCTTACGACTCACTTGACTCCGATTAAGCTCTATGCCATGGAACGCTCAGACGTAGAGAATGCAAGTGTCGAGTTTGATGTTTCGAGCCTCAGGCCGACTTACAGGCTGCTGATGGGTATTCCCGGCTCGTCAAATGCCATCGAAGTTTCGAAAAGGCTGGGGCTGCCGCCGGAGATAATAGAAAGAGCCCGTTCATACATGGATAGTGAAGCCAGAGACCTCGAGGCGGTAATTGGCAAACTTCACAGAGAAAGATCGTCACTGGAAGAAGAAAGAAGGGGTCTTCTCAAGACGAGAAATGAACTTGAAGAAAAGGTTCAGGAGTTCGAAGAGAAGCTTTCGATGATCAAAGAGAAACGATACCGCGAAGTAAGCAGAGAAATCGATGAACTTGAGGAAAGACTGGGTTCCATAATCAAAGATATAGAAAGAGCAATCAGCCAGTCGAGGTCGTCGAGTGAAAGAGACAAAGTTGCGGCAGTTAAACGCCTGAACGAACTGAAGAGGGAAGTTGAACTCTTTGGAAGCGCTGCTACTGATAAGGGAGATTCGGTGATTCCAGCTATTGGTGACTCGGTGAAGCTAATAGACAGCGGCGCAGAAGGGACAGTTCGTGAATTTGATGGAGACAGAGTAGTTATTGACTCGGGGAAAATCACATTGAAGGTTCCGTTGTCGCGGGTCCAAGTTATAGGAAAAGTCACTGCTGAATCCGGTTTGTCATCTCTTGAATTAGAGAACCAGAGCATAAGTCAGGAAATAGATATCAGAGGCAGTATCACCGAGGATGTTCCGATAATTATCGACGACTTTCTTCAAATGCTGAAGACAAATGGTAAGAAGCAGGGTTACATAATTCATGGAAAGGGTACTGGCAAGCTTGCTGAAGGGGTATGGAGCTACTTGAGGCGTACAAGAGGCGTTAAGAGCTTCAGAATTGGAACGCCTTCAGAAGGCGGGAGCGGCGTCACCGTTGTGGAGGTCTGA
- the amrB gene encoding AmmeMemoRadiSam system protein B translates to MIRRPVVSGKFYADDGEDLRSQIKNCFFHPVGPGSLPVTSERREGTIGLIVPHAGYMASGPVAAWAYWKASSLMKPATVVIIGPNHTGLGTRLSLWLDEAWETPLGSVEIDHELGKRIMAMSNGMIVSDTAGHLYEHSIEVQLPFLQFLYDDFKIVPIIMTDQRLETALMVSEVLEKVSRERKDLLIIASSDLNHYESHEITMKKDSELVSLLIERKYREAYDVSREKRITACGLGPIVAVRESFESMDVLSNTTSGAVIGDRYRTVGYFAALLK, encoded by the coding sequence GTGATAAGGAGACCCGTTGTCAGCGGGAAGTTTTACGCAGATGACGGTGAGGATCTTAGAAGCCAGATAAAGAATTGCTTCTTCCATCCAGTGGGACCTGGAAGCCTTCCAGTGACTTCTGAGAGGCGTGAGGGGACGATCGGCCTGATTGTCCCTCATGCCGGTTATATGGCGAGCGGCCCAGTCGCTGCATGGGCCTACTGGAAGGCCTCTTCACTTATGAAGCCCGCGACGGTGGTAATAATTGGACCAAACCATACTGGTCTGGGAACACGGCTCTCATTGTGGCTTGACGAAGCCTGGGAAACGCCCCTGGGTAGTGTGGAGATAGACCATGAACTCGGAAAGAGAATCATGGCCATGTCAAATGGGATGATAGTCTCCGATACCGCCGGGCACCTATATGAACACTCTATAGAAGTCCAGCTTCCCTTTCTGCAATTCCTCTACGATGATTTCAAAATCGTCCCGATTATCATGACGGATCAGAGGCTGGAGACGGCTTTGATGGTGTCAGAAGTTCTTGAGAAAGTGTCTAGGGAGCGGAAGGATCTCCTGATAATAGCGTCATCTGATTTGAATCATTACGAGTCGCACGAGATTACTATGAAAAAAGACAGCGAACTTGTCAGTCTTCTGATAGAAAGGAAGTATAGAGAGGCCTACGATGTCTCGAGGGAAAAAAGAATAACTGCCTGTGGTTTAGGTCCTATAGTAGCAGTTAGGGAGTCCTTTGAGTCTATGGATGTGCTCAGTAATACGACGAGCGGTGCGGTAATCGGAGACAGGTACAGAACGGTTGGTTACTTTGCAGCTCTGCTGAAATAA